The DNA segment GGCGGCTTCGTGCCCAAGCCGCACACCCCGTTCCAGTGGGCCCCGCAGCTCTCCGCCGAGGACACCGACGCCCGGCTCACCAAGCTGCGGGACAAGATCCGCGGCGACAAGAAGTACGGCCGCTCGATCGGCTTCCGCTACCACGACGGCAAGCCCGGCATCGTCGAGGGCCTGCTCTCGCGCGGCGACCGCCGGGTCGGCTCGGTCATCCGCGCGGTGTACGAGGGCGGCGGCCGGTTCGACGGCTGGCGCGAGTACTTCAGTTACGACCGCTGGATGAAGGCCGCCGGTGAGACGCTCCCCGGCTTCGGCGTGGACGTCGACTGGTACACGACCCGTGAGCGTACGTACGAGGAGGTCCTGCCCTGGGACCACCTGGACTCCGGTCTCGACAAGGACTGGCTCTGGGAGGACTGGCAGGACTCGCTCGACGAGACCGAGGTCGAGGACTGCCGCTGGACGCCGTGCTTCGACTGCGGGGTGTGCCCGCAGCTCGACCTCGACATCCAGATCGGTCCGACGGGCAAGAAACTCCTGCCTCTGACGGTCGTCAACAAGTAGCTTCTGGTACGCGGACTTCCGGCCCGGTCACGGTGTGACCGGGCCGTGTCGTATGGGGGAAAAGTGGAACTGGATCGCAGGCCCGAGCCCGAAGGCTGCCTGACCGCGGCGATCCGCGTTCCGGTGCGGATCGTGGTGCTGGTCGTGGTCCTGCCGGTGCGGATGGTGTGGGACGCGCTGTCCTGGGTGGGGCGGCAGTTCTACCGCTATGTGCTGACGCCGCTCGGGCGTGTGGTGCGGGCCCTGGCGATGGCGCTGTTCGTCTGGCCGTGGGCCGGGCTGTGGCGCTGGGTCGTGGTGCCGGCCGCGCGCTGGGTCCACCGGTGGGTGCTGACGCCGCTCGGGCACCCGATGGGCGCGCTGGGCCGCTGGGCGGGGATCCTGCTCGGCTGGGTGGGCCGGGCGCTGTTCGTCCGGCCGTGGGTGGCGCTCTGGCGGTACGTGGTGGTGCCGGTCGTCCGCTACGGGCTCGTGATCCCGCTGGTGTGGCTGTACGGCGCGGTGCTGACGCCCCTCGGGCATGCGCTCGCCTGGGCCGTGCGCGGCCTCGGGGCAGTGCTCGGCTGGCTGGCCGTGAAGACGTACCGCTTCCTGCTCAGGCCCCTCGGGATCGCGCTCGCGTTCCCGCTCGTCGTGCTGTGGCGCTATGTCCTGGTGCCCGTGGGCCGGGCCCTGGGCGTCGTCGGGCGGGAGATCGGCGGCGCGGTCGGGGTCTGCTGGCGGATCGCCGGACGCATCTCGCGCGCCGTCGGGCGCGGGCTGAAGTGGCTCGGATGGAACCTGGTGGGCCGGCCGGTGCGGGCGGCCTGGCGGTGGAGTCACGACTACGTGCTGGCACCGGCCGGCAGGGCGGTGGCCGATGCGGCGCGCGGCGTGCGGGCGGCGCTGCGGTCCGCACGCGCCACCGTGCGGGACACCAGGCGTGAGGTGTGGCGCGCGCTCTTCGGCGGTCCGGCTCCGGTGGAGGCCCGGGAACCAATAGGGGCCCGAGCGCGTACTCTGGGTAGTACAACGACTGTCCCCGAGGTGGCACCCGAACCCGAGATCTCCCTGCGCAAGCAGGGGTGAACCGGCGGCCCGGTGCCCCGGGAACCCCGCCGTAGGGCGGCGCGTCCCCCGCGCCAGCCCCGCACCGAGGAGAAGAACCACTGGGCAAGCGACAGCCCGAAGGCCCGCCGCCCGCACCGGCAGTGCAGCGCATCCGACTGCGCTACACCAAGCGCGGCCGCCTCCGGTTCACCAGCCACCGTGACTTCCAGCGCGCCTTCGAGCGGGCGCTGCGCAGAGCCGAGGTGCCGATGGCGTACTCGGCGGGCTTCACGCCGCACCCGAAGGTGTCGTACGCCAATGCCGCCCCCACCGGCACCGGCAGCGAGGCCGAGTTCCTGGAGATCGCCCTCAGCGAGGCGCGTGACCCCGAAACGCTGCGGAAGCTGCTCGACGATTCCCTTCCGGACGGGCTCGACATCACCGACGCGGTCGAGGCGCACACCTCCGGTCTCGCCGACCGGCTGACCGCCTCGGTATGGGAACTGCGCCTGGACGGCGTGGAGTTCGAGGAGGCGGAGAAGGCGGTGGCCGCCTTCGTCGCCGCCGGGACGGTCGAGGTCCAGCGCCGCACCAAGAACGGTGTACGGACCTTCGACGCCCGCGGTGCCGTCGCCGGCCTGCAGGCCGTCCGTCACGAGCCCGGCGCGGACGCCGGAGCCACCCCGGCCGACGGCGCCGAGCCGGTCAATAGGCCGGGAGGTGAGCGCTGTGCGATACTGCGGCTGGTTGTTCGGCACGTGACACCTGCTGTGCGACCCGACGACGTCCTGTCCGGTCTCCGCGTTGTGGCCGACCTCGCGCCGCCGGTCCCCGCAGCGGTGACCAGGCTGGCGCAGGGGCTCTTCGACGAGGAGTCCGGCACGGTGACCGACCCGCTCTCGCCCGACCGCGAGGCAGCCCCGGCCGCTCCACCCACGGCCGCCGGAACCGCCACCCATCGGCTTCCCGCCGACGGGGCACCCGCGACGGTGTGAGACGGACCTCCCCGGCCCCCGGGCCTCGGAGGCGGTCCCGCCGCGTCAGGACCAGTCGTTGTAGCGCAGCCCTCGTATCCGGGAGCCACCTGGGTCGGGCAGCGCACTGACCAGAAGACTTTCGCCAGGCCGTACGTACATCGCGTAGGGAACCGGCGAGCCAGACATCAGCTCCCGTGCGGCGCCCGCGCCCCGGACGAGCGGAACCGCGCATCTGACGCGGACCGTGCCGGACCGGACACAGACGCGGCGCCCGGGAGCGTGACGGGAGAACCGCCCGCATGCTTGAGTCGAACGATTCCGGTACCACCGGAGCGAACGAAGAGACCGGTCCCGGCGACACGCTGCCCCCGCGCCGTCGGCGCAGGGCCGCGTCGCGCCCCGCGGGCCCCCCGGCCGGTGCGCAGAACGGCACCGCCGAAGCGGCCGCACCGGTGACGCCGGCCATACCGGCCGCGGAAGACAGCGCGGCCGACTCCGGCGCCGGTGGGACGCCGCCGCCCGCCCGCCGCCGCGCCACCCGTAAGGCGACCGCACCCGCGGGCTCCGCCAGGGCCGCGGAAGCCGCGCCCGCCGAAGCGGTGAGCGAGGAGCCCGCCGCCGAAGCGCCGCCCCGTGGCCGTGCCCGCCGCCGTGCCTCCGCCCCCGCGGGCGCACCGCAGGCCGAGGCCGCCGCAGCACCCGCAGAAGCGGCCGGAGAGGCGGCGCCCACGAGGTCCCGCCGCCGTGCCACCCGGTCCACCGGCGCGCCCGTGGACGAGCCGCAGACCACCCAGGCCGTCGTGGCCGCTGCTGAGCCGGAGGCCGTTGTGGCCGATGAGACTGTGCGGAACACCGATTCGGACGAGTCCGCCGTGACGCAGGACGCCGCTCCGGCGCGTACCCGCCGCCGCGCCACCCGTAAGGCCACCGCGCCCGCCGGTGCGCCGAAGAGTGCCGAGGCTCCGGCCGTCGCGGAGGCCGCGGAGACCGCCCCGGCCGCCGACTCCGGTGAGCAGAGTGAGTCCGCCGTGCCGCAGGACGCCGCTCCGGCGCGTACCCGCCGCCGTGCCACCCGTAAGGCCACCGCGCCCGCCGCGGCCGAGCAGCCCGCCGCCGAGCAGGCGCCGCAGGCCGCCGAAGCCGCAGCCCCCGCCGCCGAGGCGCCTGCCGCCGAAGCGCCGCGCGGCCGCAACCGTCGCCGTGCCACCTCGCCCGCCGCCAGCCCGCAGCCCGAGACCGTCCAGCCCGAGGCCGCCGGTGAGAGCCTGCCCGAGGCCGTGGCCGAGGTGCTCGCCGAGGAGACCGAGGCCGCACCGCGCGGCCGCAAGCGCCGCAGGGCCGAGTCCCCGCAGTTCACCGCTGTCGGTGAGAAGGAGAAGGCGCAGCGCCCCGCGGAGCCCGCCGAGGCCGCGGAGCCGGGACGCTCGCGCCGCCGTGCGCAGCGCCCCGCCGTGGCCGTCTTCCAGGCCCCCGTCTTCGCCGAGCCGATGTTCCAGACGCCGGAGACCGCGGCCGCGGCCGCCGCCGCCCGGCCCGCCCAGTCCGTGGAGGAGGCCGAGGAGGACGACGCGGCCGCGGTCGAGGAGACCGCCAAGGCGCCCGAGCCGGCCGAGTCCGCACCCCAGGGCGGCACGCGCGGCCGCCGCCGCCGTCGCCGCGGCGAGCCCGCCGAGGCCGAGAAGGCCCCCGAGCAGCCGGCCGCGCCCGTCGCCGAGCAGCCCGCGGCCGAAGAGCCCGACGCCGATGAGCAGTCCGCTGAGGACGCGCAGCACGGTGACGACTCCGACGAGTACGGTGACCGGCCCTCGCGCCGCCGCCGCCGGGGCGGCCGCCGCCGTCGTCGCGGTGAGTCCGGAGACACGGACGACCACGACAACAACGGGCACAACGACCACGACGACCGCCACGACCACGACGGTGACGAGGCGGAGGGC comes from the Streptomyces sp. NBC_01471 genome and includes:
- a CDS encoding TIGR03936 family radical SAM-associated protein, whose amino-acid sequence is MQRIRLRYTKRGRLRFTSHRDFQRAFERALRRAEVPMAYSAGFTPHPKVSYANAAPTGTGSEAEFLEIALSEARDPETLRKLLDDSLPDGLDITDAVEAHTSGLADRLTASVWELRLDGVEFEEAEKAVAAFVAAGTVEVQRRTKNGVRTFDARGAVAGLQAVRHEPGADAGATPADGAEPVNRPGGERCAILRLVVRHVTPAVRPDDVLSGLRVVADLAPPVPAAVTRLAQGLFDEESGTVTDPLSPDREAAPAAPPTAAGTATHRLPADGAPATV